A portion of the Paenibacillus sp. PvR098 genome contains these proteins:
- the phnD gene encoding phosphate/phosphite/phosphonate ABC transporter substrate-binding protein, with the protein MFQKRQSFLVLTCLLISCLLVAACGNTQKQDAGKAANQAGEQQGEFLIGVIPAQGSNQMQLGAEKLASLLAEKLGRGVRAEVYPDYNGVVEAMGAGKVQMAYLGPLTYVEAHERYDVRAIMTQLINGKPFYHSYLIAPADSPYVSIDDVVKHAGDIRFAFGDISSTSGSLIPSIALKKAGVFKSQQEHKFKSVTYTGDHTATALAVQNKQQDVGAIDSAYYNNLVKQGKVDGAKIKTIWQSEDLFQYPWAVVNTISDADIKAIQETMLAITDPDILNAFGGASGFTQASNEDYAAIRQAAIEDGRLKPKQ; encoded by the coding sequence ATGTTCCAAAAAAGACAATCCTTTTTGGTATTAACATGTCTGCTGATCTCTTGCTTACTTGTGGCCGCTTGCGGTAATACACAGAAGCAGGATGCGGGCAAGGCGGCAAATCAAGCTGGGGAGCAGCAGGGTGAATTCTTGATCGGCGTCATTCCTGCGCAAGGCAGTAATCAGATGCAGCTCGGTGCGGAAAAGCTCGCCAGCCTTTTGGCGGAGAAACTGGGACGCGGCGTGCGTGCGGAGGTGTATCCGGATTATAACGGTGTGGTGGAAGCGATGGGCGCCGGTAAAGTACAGATGGCTTATCTGGGACCGCTTACGTATGTGGAAGCGCATGAGCGGTACGATGTCAGGGCGATTATGACCCAGCTGATCAACGGAAAGCCGTTTTACCATTCCTATTTGATAGCGCCGGCAGATTCTCCTTATGTGTCTATCGATGATGTCGTAAAGCATGCGGGGGATATCCGGTTTGCGTTCGGAGATATCAGTTCTACCTCAGGAAGTCTGATTCCTAGTATTGCCTTGAAGAAAGCGGGTGTGTTTAAGTCCCAACAGGAGCATAAATTTAAAAGCGTTACTTATACTGGGGATCACACGGCGACGGCGCTGGCTGTCCAAAACAAGCAGCAGGATGTCGGAGCGATCGACAGCGCGTATTACAACAATCTGGTGAAGCAGGGTAAGGTAGATGGAGCCAAGATCAAAACCATCTGGCAGTCGGAGGATCTTTTCCAATATCCTTGGGCGGTCGTGAACACCATATCGGATGCTGACATTAAAGCGATACAGGAGACCATGCTTGCCATTACGGACCCAGACATCCTTAATGCGTTTGGCGGAGCCAGCGGTTTTACGCAGGCCAGCAATGAGGACTATGCAGCGATCCGGCAGGCGGCCATTGAAGACGGGCGCCTTAAGCCGAAGCAATAA
- the phnE gene encoding phosphonate ABC transporter, permease protein PhnE — protein MKTMVLLAVIAVLLLWSGAGVGLTAASFGDLGNTFRFIFEHWFPMDFSDWRAALKAMIDTLEIAVFSTLIALLIALPASFLAARNWAPYRWLYDSTRFLFNSIRSIPELVLALIFIPTLGLGPMPAVLALIIHNVGVFGKLISEMIEAADEGPQEAVKALGGTRFLVAVYGIFPQIVPLVLSQYFYRLEVAIRTTLILGIVGAGGIGQMLYNDFKQFMYQKVTFEVLLIMVLVMVVDYLGALIRKRVK, from the coding sequence ATGAAAACCATGGTTCTTCTCGCAGTCATCGCTGTCCTTCTTCTGTGGTCGGGAGCGGGAGTGGGATTAACGGCTGCATCGTTTGGCGATCTCGGCAATACGTTCCGCTTTATCTTTGAGCATTGGTTCCCGATGGATTTCTCCGATTGGCGGGCCGCGCTGAAAGCAATGATCGATACGCTTGAGATCGCCGTGTTCAGTACACTTATCGCTCTATTGATCGCTCTTCCAGCGAGCTTTCTTGCGGCACGGAATTGGGCTCCCTATCGCTGGCTCTATGATTCCACGCGGTTCTTGTTTAATTCCATTCGTTCCATTCCGGAGCTTGTTCTCGCCCTTATTTTTATTCCGACGCTGGGACTGGGTCCCATGCCCGCTGTCCTGGCGCTGATCATACACAACGTAGGCGTATTCGGCAAATTGATATCCGAGATGATTGAAGCGGCGGATGAGGGGCCGCAGGAAGCGGTAAAGGCTCTCGGAGGCACACGGTTTCTCGTTGCGGTTTACGGGATTTTTCCGCAAATTGTTCCGCTCGTTCTCTCCCAGTATTTTTACCGGCTTGAGGTGGCCATTCGTACAACGCTGATCCTCGGTATCGTTGGTGCTGGCGGAATCGGTCAGATGCTTTATAATGATTTTAAGCAGTTTATGTATCAGAAGGTGACGTTTGAGGTTCTGCTTATTATGGTGCTGGTCATGGTTGTGGATTACCTGGGCGCGTTGATTCGAAAGCGGGTGAAGTGA
- a CDS encoding ABC transporter permease has translation MQSKVSSVQQASSGSFLSKFEWRNYIVYLAFIGVFIYFSVSLFDEGFLTSGNLLNIVRQTTTITLMALAMTFVISTGEIDLSVGSITALSALTGALALQAGFGILGGFVAGVGTGVLVGLINGLLVTKVAIPSFLVTLGTMGAVKGAAMWITDTAPVPIVDTNFNFIFGSGDIGPIPVLLIWTIIFTVIAHVLLRKTSFGRQTLATGGNENAARFSGVKTKRIKLLVFLGTGFMAGLAGLLYAGRMNAGRFSFGEGDELSVIAAVILGGTSLFGGVGTVIGTVVGSLMIGTINNGLIIMGLDVSQQMIIKGLIIILAVAFGKKALKK, from the coding sequence ATGCAATCCAAGGTTTCTAGTGTGCAGCAGGCATCGAGCGGTTCATTCCTTAGCAAATTCGAATGGCGTAATTATATTGTCTACTTGGCCTTTATCGGCGTATTCATTTATTTTTCCGTTTCGTTGTTCGACGAAGGATTTTTAACATCAGGCAATTTGCTGAATATCGTCAGACAAACCACGACGATCACATTAATGGCACTTGCCATGACGTTCGTTATTAGCACAGGGGAAATTGATCTTTCGGTTGGTTCCATTACTGCGCTATCCGCGTTAACAGGCGCTTTGGCTCTCCAAGCCGGTTTCGGAATATTAGGCGGGTTTGTTGCCGGCGTAGGTACCGGCGTTCTTGTCGGGTTGATTAACGGTTTGCTGGTAACCAAAGTAGCGATCCCGTCCTTCCTGGTTACGCTCGGTACGATGGGAGCGGTCAAAGGAGCCGCGATGTGGATTACCGATACGGCGCCGGTGCCTATTGTTGATACGAATTTTAACTTTATTTTCGGCTCGGGTGACATTGGTCCGATTCCGGTGCTTCTGATTTGGACGATTATTTTTACGGTCATAGCTCATGTATTGCTTCGCAAGACTTCCTTTGGCCGACAAACTCTGGCTACAGGCGGTAATGAGAACGCAGCCCGATTCTCAGGCGTGAAGACGAAGAGAATTAAGCTTCTGGTGTTTCTAGGCACCGGCTTTATGGCTGGATTAGCGGGGCTTCTCTATGCGGGTCGTATGAACGCGGGAAGATTTTCCTTTGGTGAAGGCGATGAGCTTTCCGTTATTGCGGCGGTCATCTTAGGCGGAACCAGCTTGTTTGGCGGAGTAGGTACGGTGATCGGTACGGTTGTAGGCTCTTTGATGATCGGTACGATTAACAACGGGCTGATCATTATGGGGCTGGACGTAAGCCAACAAATGATCATTAAAGGGTTAATTATTATTTTAGCCGTTGCCTTCGGTAAGAAAGCGCTGAAGAAATAA
- a CDS encoding metalloregulator ArsR/SmtB family transcription factor, translating to MMQQIQQFKAEFFKALAHPMRIRILEVLSEGDKNVNELQTILGSEGSAVSQQLAVLRNKNVVYGKKEGTSVIYSLRDPLIKDLLAVAKQIFDNHLVDAISLLEDIRKE from the coding sequence GTGATGCAGCAAATCCAACAATTTAAAGCGGAGTTCTTCAAGGCGTTAGCTCATCCGATGAGGATCCGCATTCTAGAAGTGTTAAGCGAGGGAGATAAGAATGTCAACGAACTGCAGACGATACTAGGCTCTGAGGGTTCGGCCGTATCTCAGCAGTTGGCTGTTTTGCGAAATAAAAATGTGGTTTACGGGAAAAAAGAAGGGACTTCCGTTATTTATTCTTTACGGGATCCGTTAATCAAAGACTTATTGGCTGTAGCCAAACAAATTTTTGATAATCATCTGGTGGATGCGATATCCTTGCTGGAAGACATTCGGAAAGAATAA
- a CDS encoding substrate-binding domain-containing protein, protein MKKNMTTAFILMLALSLTLMGCGKQGSTGTDSAAQTNTNYVNVSGPLTINPSIPDLEVLDKGPNGEQAVSAKSLQLTEEELQKIKDGKYKAAIVMHYSGTDYMTAAVNAMKDTFAKMGIEVVAVTDAQFKAEKQVNDIETVLAKKPDIMISVPVDSVSTAGAYRKAVQQGVKLVFMDGAADGLAAGKDYVSVVSGDNYGNGVLAADIMAEKIGGQGKVGLVYHDVNFFVTKNRSDAFEATIKAKYPNIEIVAKGGITDPNKGQEVAAAMLTRNPDIKGIFAPWDVPAEGVMAAARTAGRNDLVVTTVDLGTNVALSIASNGIVQGLGAQLPYDQGVAQAILAGYGILGKEAPAYVASPAIKVTKENVLDNWKLIYGVDAPASVQNALKK, encoded by the coding sequence ATGAAGAAAAACATGACAACTGCGTTCATTCTAATGCTTGCACTGAGTCTAACGCTTATGGGCTGCGGGAAGCAAGGTTCCACGGGCACCGATAGCGCGGCGCAAACAAATACGAATTATGTAAACGTTTCCGGACCGCTGACCATCAACCCAAGCATTCCTGATTTGGAGGTTTTGGATAAAGGGCCTAATGGGGAGCAAGCCGTTTCCGCCAAGTCGCTGCAGCTTACGGAAGAAGAGCTCCAGAAGATCAAAGACGGAAAATACAAAGCAGCCATTGTAATGCACTATTCCGGAACGGACTATATGACCGCAGCGGTTAATGCAATGAAAGATACCTTTGCGAAGATGGGTATTGAGGTTGTTGCCGTTACCGATGCACAGTTTAAAGCGGAGAAACAAGTGAATGATATTGAAACGGTTTTGGCGAAGAAGCCTGACATCATGATTTCCGTTCCTGTCGATTCGGTCTCTACAGCAGGCGCATATCGTAAAGCCGTTCAGCAAGGGGTAAAGCTGGTGTTTATGGATGGCGCTGCAGACGGACTTGCAGCGGGCAAGGACTATGTCAGCGTAGTATCCGGTGACAACTATGGTAACGGTGTGCTGGCCGCTGACATTATGGCTGAAAAGATCGGCGGCCAAGGGAAAGTAGGCTTGGTTTATCACGACGTAAACTTCTTTGTAACGAAGAACCGTTCCGATGCATTCGAAGCGACGATCAAAGCGAAATACCCGAACATTGAAATCGTTGCTAAGGGCGGCATTACGGACCCGAATAAAGGGCAGGAAGTCGCGGCGGCTATGCTCACAAGAAATCCTGACATCAAAGGGATTTTTGCCCCTTGGGATGTCCCGGCTGAAGGCGTTATGGCTGCAGCACGTACCGCAGGCCGCAATGATCTTGTAGTTACAACCGTGGACTTGGGTACGAACGTAGCTTTATCCATTGCTTCTAATGGCATTGTTCAAGGACTCGGAGCTCAGCTTCCTTACGATCAAGGTGTAGCTCAGGCGATCCTGGCCGGTTATGGGATTCTTGGAAAAGAGGCTCCTGCTTATGTAGCTTCCCCTGCGATTAAAGTAACGAAGGAAAACGTATTGGACAATTGGAAGCTAATCTATGGCGTGGACGCTCCGGCAAGTGTTCAGAATGCTTTGAAAAAGTAA
- a CDS encoding zinc-binding dehydrogenase → MTMKAVLFPGDRKVEVKEVPIPTPGSHEVLIRMKASAICRSDMSLYYGNQGVVGDAGKSGCVHPGHEPAGEIVEVGEGVTRFKTGDRVAVYLAIGCGECGHCRSGYKMFCKEWKCIGFDQHGGDADYMVVPAENCMRIPDGMSYVTAAVSTDAVGTLYHAQKRLAINGRDTLVIFGLGPMGGAGVMVAKGLGATVIAVDMLDERLEVAKELGADYTINAKTNVLEQIMEITKGRGADAGIDCSGSPIAQNTVLDSLRAHGRAAFIGEGKEVTIKPSEQLIRKQITLMGSWYFPIFEYDEITKFIMDKGLPVEKLVSHTFKLEEAETAFRMFDERKTEKAVFVWE, encoded by the coding sequence ATGACAATGAAAGCGGTATTGTTTCCGGGCGACAGAAAAGTAGAAGTGAAGGAAGTTCCCATCCCGACACCAGGCTCTCATGAAGTGCTCATCCGAATGAAGGCATCCGCCATATGCCGCAGCGATATGAGCTTGTACTATGGGAATCAGGGTGTAGTCGGAGATGCGGGCAAGTCGGGCTGCGTCCATCCGGGACATGAGCCGGCAGGAGAAATTGTCGAAGTAGGAGAGGGTGTCACCCGATTCAAGACAGGCGATCGCGTTGCCGTCTATTTGGCTATAGGCTGCGGAGAGTGCGGGCACTGCAGGAGCGGCTACAAAATGTTCTGTAAGGAATGGAAATGCATCGGTTTTGACCAGCATGGAGGAGATGCGGATTACATGGTGGTACCGGCTGAAAACTGCATGAGAATTCCGGATGGGATGAGCTACGTAACCGCAGCCGTTTCCACAGATGCTGTCGGCACTTTGTACCATGCCCAAAAAAGGCTTGCCATTAACGGTCGGGATACGCTCGTTATCTTTGGACTTGGACCGATGGGCGGCGCAGGCGTCATGGTCGCTAAAGGCTTAGGCGCAACCGTCATTGCCGTCGATATGCTGGATGAGCGTTTAGAGGTCGCTAAAGAGCTTGGAGCAGATTACACCATCAATGCCAAAACGAATGTATTGGAACAAATTATGGAGATCACCAAAGGACGCGGAGCCGATGCGGGAATTGATTGCTCCGGCAGCCCCATTGCGCAAAATACCGTATTGGATAGCCTTCGGGCACATGGCAGAGCCGCATTTATCGGAGAAGGCAAGGAAGTCACCATTAAGCCTAGCGAGCAGCTGATTCGTAAGCAAATTACATTGATGGGCTCTTGGTATTTCCCGATCTTCGAGTACGATGAAATCACGAAATTCATTATGGATAAAGGGCTTCCGGTAGAGAAGTTAGTATCTCACACCTTTAAGCTGGAAGAGGCGGAAACGGCGTTCCGCATGTTTGATGAAAGAAAAACGGAAAAAGCCGTGTTTGTTTGGGAATAA
- a CDS encoding sugar ABC transporter ATP-binding protein — protein MIVDQPILEMKGICKAFNGITVLDQVDFSVKKGEVHALMGGNGAGKSTLMKILTGVYNADQGDIFIEGKQVSIKSFEDAQKNKISMIFQEFSLIPTLTVAQNIFLARESKNVLGLLNDRESERKTEVLLKELGVNIKPTDLVQNLGVGYWQMTEIAKALSQEAKILIMDEPTSSLTKTETEVLFSFINKLKAKGYSIVYISHRMDEIFQICDRITIMRDGRYITTETCAETDLDTVIHHIVGMEFDKAFEWKERSYSTNVPPVLEVKRVTSGTKVQDVSFNVYPGEIVGIAGLMGSGRTELVRTIFGIDPKQSGEVLVNGRKQSIKDVQDAIEAGIALIPEDRRMQGLVLQHSVKDNMTLPILSKLKKGLLLDNQKSNEISKKFVEKLNIKTDHIFKQVNLLSGGNQQKIVLAKWLANDPTVLLLDEPTIGVDIGAKTEIMEIIRAMADSGKAILVVSSELPELLALSDRVIVMHEGRVKKELKRKEIQSEEELQYAIQGF, from the coding sequence ATGATTGTGGATCAGCCTATACTTGAAATGAAGGGGATTTGCAAAGCCTTCAATGGAATTACAGTGCTCGATCAAGTGGATTTCTCAGTGAAAAAAGGCGAGGTACATGCCTTAATGGGAGGGAATGGCGCCGGTAAATCGACATTAATGAAAATACTTACTGGCGTATACAATGCCGATCAAGGCGATATTTTTATCGAGGGAAAACAAGTCAGCATCAAAAGTTTCGAAGACGCGCAAAAAAACAAGATATCGATGATTTTTCAAGAGTTTAGTTTAATTCCGACCCTTACGGTTGCACAAAATATTTTTCTGGCTCGAGAGTCAAAAAACGTTTTAGGGCTTCTGAATGATAGGGAAAGTGAAAGAAAAACGGAAGTGCTGCTGAAGGAATTAGGCGTGAATATAAAGCCTACGGACCTGGTGCAGAATTTGGGCGTAGGTTACTGGCAGATGACCGAGATTGCTAAAGCACTGTCGCAAGAAGCCAAAATCTTAATTATGGATGAGCCGACCTCATCGCTCACCAAAACCGAAACGGAAGTTTTATTCTCATTTATCAACAAATTGAAAGCAAAAGGTTACTCCATCGTGTATATTTCCCATCGTATGGATGAAATCTTTCAAATATGTGATCGAATCACCATTATGCGGGACGGTCGATACATTACAACGGAGACTTGCGCTGAGACCGATCTGGATACCGTTATCCATCATATTGTCGGCATGGAGTTTGACAAAGCCTTTGAGTGGAAGGAACGGAGTTACTCAACTAACGTTCCCCCTGTTCTGGAAGTGAAGCGCGTTACCTCGGGAACAAAGGTGCAGGACGTGAGCTTTAACGTTTATCCCGGTGAAATTGTAGGGATCGCCGGTTTGATGGGAAGCGGAAGAACGGAACTGGTGCGAACCATTTTTGGAATCGATCCCAAGCAAAGCGGGGAAGTGCTGGTTAACGGTAGAAAGCAAAGCATCAAGGACGTGCAGGACGCGATAGAAGCGGGGATTGCCTTAATTCCCGAGGACCGCCGGATGCAAGGGTTAGTGCTTCAGCATAGCGTTAAAGATAATATGACCCTGCCCATTTTGTCCAAATTGAAAAAAGGGCTTCTGCTGGATAACCAAAAATCAAATGAGATCAGCAAGAAATTTGTTGAAAAATTAAATATTAAGACCGACCACATCTTTAAACAAGTAAACCTGTTATCCGGAGGGAATCAACAAAAGATTGTGCTGGCCAAATGGTTGGCTAACGACCCTACCGTACTTTTGCTTGACGAGCCGACGATCGGTGTCGACATCGGAGCAAAAACAGAAATCATGGAAATCATTCGGGCCATGGCCGACAGCGGCAAGGCGATACTCGTTGTTTCTTCAGAACTCCCCGAACTGCTTGCGCTAAGTGATCGAGTGATCGTTATGCATGAAGGACGTGTGAAAAAGGAGCTGAAGCGTAAAGAGATTCAATCAGAGGAGGAGTTGCAGTATGCAATCCAAGGTTTCTAG
- a CDS encoding Gfo/Idh/MocA family oxidoreductase, whose protein sequence is MKDTIKVGVIGSGFIGPTHIEAIRRLGFVEVVALAEHGLEKAKSIAMKLSIPRAYGDYKQLLNDPDIDVVHNCTPNHLHYQINKEIIEAGKHVLSEKPLAMDRRESAELLALARKHGIVHGVNFNYRQYPMMKQLSEMIKQGELGQVNLVHGSYLQDWLLFDTDYNWRLAKEVGGKSRAVADIGSHWCDTVQYVTGKRIVEVFADLWTVLPERKKPKANAATFGAASQEDAGYESVEVSTEDYASVLVHFNDGSKGVFTVSQVSAGRKNRLSFELNGSHKSAFWNQEEPAQLWIGYRDQPNQWLMADPSLFLEEVKPSIHHPGGHSEGWPDSIKNMMLNYYNFIRNGKNPLQDKTDFATFEDGHVSMCITDAILQSHEEKKWVKVQLNEEGHSK, encoded by the coding sequence ATGAAGGACACCATTAAAGTAGGCGTCATTGGCAGCGGGTTTATCGGACCTACCCATATTGAAGCCATTCGTAGATTGGGATTTGTAGAGGTCGTCGCTCTTGCTGAGCATGGCCTGGAAAAGGCTAAGAGTATAGCAATGAAATTAAGTATTCCCCGCGCTTACGGAGATTACAAGCAGCTGCTGAACGATCCCGATATCGACGTGGTCCATAATTGCACGCCTAATCATCTGCATTATCAAATCAATAAAGAGATCATCGAAGCGGGAAAGCACGTCTTGTCTGAAAAACCGCTGGCGATGGACCGCCGGGAATCCGCGGAGCTGCTTGCTTTAGCAAGAAAGCATGGGATTGTCCATGGAGTGAATTTTAACTATCGGCAATATCCAATGATGAAACAGCTCTCGGAAATGATTAAGCAGGGGGAGCTTGGCCAGGTGAACCTGGTGCATGGCAGCTACTTGCAGGATTGGCTCTTGTTCGACACCGATTATAATTGGCGCTTGGCTAAGGAAGTCGGGGGTAAATCCCGCGCTGTTGCTGATATCGGCTCGCACTGGTGCGATACGGTTCAGTATGTTACCGGAAAAAGAATCGTAGAAGTGTTCGCTGATCTTTGGACGGTTCTTCCAGAACGAAAAAAGCCAAAGGCGAACGCGGCAACGTTCGGAGCCGCTTCTCAGGAAGATGCAGGCTATGAATCTGTTGAAGTCAGCACGGAGGATTACGCTTCGGTTCTTGTTCATTTTAACGATGGAAGCAAAGGGGTATTCACCGTTTCACAGGTCAGCGCAGGCCGAAAAAACAGGCTCAGCTTCGAACTGAACGGAAGCCATAAATCCGCATTCTGGAATCAAGAAGAACCGGCGCAATTATGGATTGGCTACCGCGATCAGCCGAATCAATGGTTAATGGCGGACCCATCTCTTTTCTTAGAGGAAGTAAAGCCCTCGATTCACCATCCGGGGGGACACAGCGAAGGCTGGCCGGATTCTATTAAAAATATGATGCTGAATTATTACAACTTTATACGTAACGGCAAGAATCCTTTACAAGATAAAACCGATTTTGCAACCTTCGAGGATGGACATGTTTCGATGTGTATTACGGATGCGATATTGCAAAGCCATGAGGAGAAGAAATGGGTTAAAGTTCAGCTAAACGAGGAAGGTCATTCTAAATAA
- a CDS encoding sugar phosphate isomerase/epimerase: MKGISFNTWPYSGFPVWVPSYPLEETIRRIASFGYDGIEIGCASPHAWPDHVTKERRRDILTLLKEQNLKVASMLPAPGGGPGNNPSSPLLEERKFTINHYKDVLRLAHDWECPTVIYIAGWVVYGTSQSDAWNYSLEGLADIAGYAKELGITMVVEPTPTDSNLIETADDALLLSEQTGMSNVKVMFDTFHALYRNEVASDYVYRMADKLHHIHIADSERLPPGQGRCDFTEVFKALKAINYDGYLSMEVGFHTRQAEPDWYARTSIEYVKAKLKELDWQK; this comes from the coding sequence ATGAAAGGCATTTCATTCAACACTTGGCCTTACAGCGGTTTTCCGGTGTGGGTACCTTCTTACCCGCTGGAAGAAACCATCCGCAGAATTGCTTCCTTCGGTTATGACGGCATTGAAATCGGCTGCGCCAGTCCGCACGCATGGCCTGATCATGTAACGAAAGAACGTCGTCGGGATATATTAACGCTGCTAAAAGAACAGAATCTTAAAGTTGCTTCTATGCTGCCTGCTCCCGGGGGCGGGCCTGGTAACAACCCGAGCTCGCCTCTGCTGGAAGAACGGAAATTTACCATCAACCATTATAAAGATGTTCTGCGTCTAGCCCATGATTGGGAATGCCCGACCGTGATTTATATTGCCGGCTGGGTCGTGTACGGCACTTCGCAATCGGATGCTTGGAACTACAGCTTGGAGGGACTCGCGGATATCGCGGGCTACGCGAAAGAGCTGGGCATCACGATGGTCGTGGAGCCGACTCCGACCGATAGCAATCTGATTGAAACAGCGGATGATGCTCTCCTGTTAAGCGAACAAACTGGCATGTCCAATGTTAAGGTGATGTTTGACACATTCCATGCCCTATACCGTAATGAAGTTGCCAGCGACTATGTATACCGGATGGCCGATAAGCTCCACCATATCCACATCGCTGACAGTGAACGATTGCCTCCGGGACAAGGCCGTTGCGATTTTACGGAAGTATTCAAAGCCCTGAAAGCGATCAATTATGACGGGTATTTGTCTATGGAGGTTGGCTTTCATACAAGACAGGCTGAGCCGGATTGGTACGCGAGAACCTCTATTGAGTATGTGAAAGCGAAATTGAAAGAACTAGATTGGCAAAAGTAA
- a CDS encoding SulP family inorganic anion transporter, whose protein sequence is MQRMGRFKGYTLTAFRNDMISGLIVGVIAIPLGMAFAIASGVKPEYGIYTTIVAGICISLFGGSKYQIGGPTGAFIPVLFAIVMEYGYENLLIAGFMAGVLLVLMGICRLGILIRYIPRPVTIGFTAGIAMIIFSGQIASFLGLQDIEKHEDFLSNMKEIAAHLSTFDGYSILTAFICLGVILLTSRYTPKIPGSLIGLILSSAAAILFFDGKVPTIGSAFGAIPDSLPHFQFPQLTWERIEMLLGPALIIAMLGGIESLLSAVVADEMTGSRHNSNRELVGQGIANIVTPLFGGIPATGAIARTATNIKNGAVSPMSGIIHGLTVLGVLLLFAPFASRIPLASMAPILMIVAWNMSERKAFAHILKMKSSDTLILLVTFILTVLTTLTTAVGLGLLLAILLFLKQMGDTTSITKVLPGYSSKRGKKKLHRTKRPDCPQMNIYHVEGPLFFGMAHALEKSIPGILQSKKKILLFEMGKVPFMDVTGAADFGRLIIHVRQSGGVVLLSGAGGQLVSTLEKTGLLYDIGREHLFNRMGEAVAFALTQMDSSRCAGCKQFAFRECAALSNVEAGRVTTASGAED, encoded by the coding sequence ATGCAGCGAATGGGCAGATTTAAAGGTTATACCCTGACTGCTTTTCGCAATGATATGATTTCCGGGCTGATCGTAGGGGTTATTGCCATTCCGCTTGGTATGGCATTTGCCATTGCATCCGGTGTCAAACCGGAGTATGGGATCTATACGACCATCGTAGCGGGAATATGCATTTCATTGTTTGGTGGCTCTAAATATCAAATTGGCGGGCCGACCGGTGCGTTCATCCCGGTACTTTTTGCGATTGTGATGGAGTACGGCTATGAAAATTTGCTGATTGCCGGCTTCATGGCCGGAGTTCTTCTCGTTCTCATGGGCATATGCAGGCTGGGTATTTTAATCAGATATATTCCCAGACCTGTAACGATTGGTTTTACCGCCGGAATAGCGATGATTATTTTCAGTGGTCAGATCGCCAGTTTTTTGGGATTACAGGATATCGAAAAGCATGAAGATTTCCTTTCTAATATGAAAGAAATCGCTGCCCATCTCTCGACCTTTGACGGGTATAGTATCTTGACAGCCTTCATTTGTTTGGGGGTCATTCTTCTAACATCCCGATATACACCGAAAATCCCGGGTTCTCTAATTGGGCTCATTCTTTCAAGCGCGGCTGCTATTTTATTTTTTGATGGTAAAGTGCCAACGATCGGTTCTGCATTCGGAGCGATCCCGGACAGCCTGCCTCACTTTCAATTTCCGCAGCTGACTTGGGAAAGGATCGAGATGCTGCTCGGACCAGCTCTTATCATAGCGATGTTAGGGGGAATTGAATCTCTATTGTCCGCGGTAGTTGCTGATGAAATGACGGGTAGCCGGCACAACAGTAACCGGGAATTAGTGGGTCAAGGAATCGCGAATATCGTTACCCCGTTGTTTGGAGGCATACCAGCAACGGGCGCGATTGCACGGACGGCAACCAATATCAAAAACGGCGCAGTTTCTCCCATGTCCGGCATCATTCACGGGTTGACCGTACTGGGGGTACTCCTTCTATTTGCGCCGTTTGCTTCCCGCATTCCATTGGCGAGTATGGCACCCATTTTGATGATCGTTGCATGGAATATGAGCGAGCGCAAAGCATTCGCCCATATCCTAAAGATGAAAAGCAGCGATACCTTGATCCTTCTCGTTACTTTTATATTAACGGTTCTCACTACGTTGACAACTGCTGTAGGTCTTGGTTTGCTGCTAGCCATTTTATTATTTTTGAAGCAGATGGGCGACACGACCTCCATAACGAAAGTCCTGCCGGGTTATTCCTCCAAGCGAGGGAAGAAGAAGCTGCATCGAACGAAGAGGCCGGATTGTCCGCAAATGAACATTTATCATGTGGAGGGGCCGCTTTTTTTCGGTATGGCTCATGCTTTGGAAAAAAGCATCCCGGGTATCCTGCAAAGTAAGAAGAAGATACTGCTGTTTGAGATGGGAAAAGTGCCTTTCATGGATGTTACCGGGGCAGCGGATTTTGGTCGTCTCATTATACATGTTAGGCAATCGGGCGGAGTGGTTCTATTATCTGGTGCAGGGGGACAACTCGTATCAACTCTGGAAAAAACAGGGCTGCTCTACGATATTGGTCGAGAGCATCTATTTAATCGGATGGGCGAGGCTGTCGCATTTGCGTTAACGCAAATGGATAGCTCCCGGTGTGCGGGCTGCAAACAATTTGCTTTCCGAGAATGCGCCGCTTTATCGAATGTTGAAGCGGGAAGGGTCACAACGGCATCTGGCGCCGAGGATTAG